TTGGGATCATTGGAACACTATCAAACCTTTTGGTTTATTTAACTGCCGTCTTCAACATGAAGAGTATCACAGCTGCAACAATCATCAATGCATTCAGTGGCACAATCAACTTCGGAACCTTCGTTGCTGCTTTCCTCTGCGACACTTACTTCGGTCGATACAAGACTCTAACCGTCGCTGTCATCGCCTGTTTTCTTGTAATGATCATTCCTTTGCAATCTTTCTTGCTCCACAAGCGTTCTTAGTTTAACAACCGTAAAAATCTGATAATTGTTGTTCTTTTTTGTAGGGATCACTTGTGATACTATTGACAGCTGCAGTGCCACAATTACATCCAGCTCCATGCGGAACAGCTCTCTCATGTATCGGGCCAAGTGGCGGCCAGATAGCGTTTCTACTGCTGGGTCTCGGCTTTCTTGTAGTTGGAGCAGGCGGGATTAGACCATGTAATCTAGCTTTCGGGGCTGATCAGTTTAACCCCAAGAGCGAGTCAGGAAAACGAGGCATCGATAGTTTCTTCAATTGGTACTTCTTCACCTTCACGTTCGCGCAGATCCTGTCGCTGACACTAATCGTCTATATCCAGTCCAATGTCAGCTGGACCATCGGTTTAACCATCCCGGTCGTTCTCATGTTCTTGGCCTGCGTGATTTTCTTTGCTGGAGATAAGTTGTATGTGAAGATCAAAGCCTCAGGTAGTCCATTGGCTGGTATAGCTCAAGTTATAGCGGTTGCAATCAAGAAACGTGGGTTAAAGCCAACGAAAGAGCCTTGGCTTAACCTTTACAACTACTACCCACCAAAATACGCAAACTCCAAACTCAAATACACCGACCAGTTTAGGTAACAAAACACACACACGCCAAGAGTTAGTTTTATCTTTAATATCTTTCCACTTTTGTTATATGGTTACTGAGAAAGTTTCCTGTTTTGGCAGGTTTCTTGATAAGGCTGCGATCTTGGCTCCGGAAGACAAGTTGGAGGCTGATGGTAAGCCTGCGGATCCATGGAAGCTTTGTACAATGCAACAAGTTGAAGAAGTGAAGTGCATTGTGAGAGTGCTTCCTATATGGTTTGCTGCATCCATCTATTACTTAACCATCACGCAACAAATGACTTACCCCGTTTTCCAAGCCCTCCAGAGCGACCGTCGCTTAGGATCCAGAGGATTCGTGATCCCGGCAGCCACCTACGTTGTCTTCTTGATGACAGGAATGACGGTTTTCATCATATTCTACGACCGTGTGCTCGTGCCTACCTTAAGAAGAATAACCGGTATAGACACGGGGATAACGCTCTTGCAGAGGATTGGAACCGGTATTTTCTTCGCCTTTGTTAGCTTGATAGTCTCAGGTTTCGTCGAGGAACGGAGGAGAACGTTCGCGCTGACTAAACCAACACTTGGTATGGCTCCAAGGAAGGGAGAAATCTCCTCAATGTCAGCTATGTGGCTGATCCCACAACTCGCCCTTGCGGGTATAGCCGAGGCGTTTGGAGCTATTGGACAGATGGAGTTTTACTACAAGCAATTCCCTGAGAACATGAGGAGTTTTGCTGGTTCGATCTTCTATGTAGGAGCAGGAGTTTCAAGCTACCTCGGTAGCTTCTTGATTGCAATGGTTCACAGGACGACGCAGAACTCGGCTGGTGGTAATTGGTTAGCTGAGGATTTGAACAAAGGAAGATTGGATTACTTCTATTTCATGATCGCTGGAATCTTGGCGGTTAATTTTGCTTACTTCTTGGTCATGTCAAGATGGTATAGATACAAAGGAAGTGATGATGAAGTGACAACTTATGAAACCAATGGAGATGCTATCAAACAACAAGACAAGAATACTGTCTGATGATCATGGGTTTCTCATCTTCTGGAATTTATAAGGCATAGTTTTTGGTCAGCTTCAATCCTCTTACGCCCTTGAACTTGTTTGTTGTAAGCCAATGAGAAGTGCGGTAGTCATATACTTGTCATAGCTCTTTATATTGTTTTTTTCTTACTGGTTACTATGCTGTGATCACATCTCTTTCGTTCTATCATTGTGGAGAAAAGAGAGTTTATAACATCAAATGTATTGCAAATAAAAAGTTGTCTTGCGTTTCATGTTTCTATTTCTGTCATTCCTCATAATACAACAGGAAAAAGGAAACATAACTTAGAAAGATACTTATAAAAAGCAATATGTTAGAGAAATGTAGAATACAATGTTGTAGAGCCAAATGACCCCGGCCCATCCCCACCCGAACCCTTTGGTCACAACAAAGCTCCTGTTTGGAAGAAAACGGTCAACAAAACGGAACATATAGTGAAGTACTATACTAACCAATTCTGAGAGGATAAAGACTATCAAAAGCCACATGCCAGAACGTTCTACATAAGACAAGACAAACTACGTGATCCGGTCACAAAGATAGTCACCCATTTATAAGCTGACTTGCATGTATATTGCTGAGGCAAGCTTCTGGAAATCATTATGTGTTGTCTTCTCAAGGGTTGAAACTCTGAAAGTTCGCTGCAATTCAAATAAGAAAATCAGGTTACGAAGAGATTCTACAAATTAATATCTGATAGATTGATAGGTCTCAAATCATGATGGTTCAAAAATAGCATTGTCCGATAAAACAATAAAATATTTTTTGTGATGTAAATATATGGTTCTACTAAAACCAGCAACTAATAATCAATACATATAATTAGATAAATATATATAAAAAAATTAATTATTTTATTCACAATATTGTCCATTTTCATTTTTTCTTAACATTTCAAAATCTTTTGATTTTATTTTATCAATTACAGCTAAAAGCACACTTATATTAATATATTATATCTCATATACATAATCAAATAATTTAATAAGAAAAGAAGAAAATTCGAAATTATAAAATTTATCATATATAATTGTGAAATAATTTTCTTTTTATTTAACATAAAACATACTTTTAAGAGAAAAAGACAAAAATAGCACTAAATCAAATTTTTGTTCCCAAACTAGCACTCAAGGTCAAAAGTCACAAAAATAGCACTTAATGTTTTATCAAAAGTCACAAATTTAGGGTTTAGAGTTAAAGGGTGGAGTTTAGAATTTAGGGTTTAGGGTTTAGGGTTTAGGGTTTAGGGTTTAGGGTTTAGGGTTTAGGGTTTAGGGTTTAGGGTTGAGAAATGAGGTTTTGGGGATAAGATTTCAAATTTTGAAAAATAAAAAAATTAAAATTTTCAAAAGATATAATGCTATTTTGGTCATTTTAGTTTTTGAATTCTATTTTTGTTATATAAACTTAGAAATGTGCTATTTTGGAGATTTGCCCTACTTTCAAAGTATATAAATATAAGGAAAAGACTTTTTCTCAACTAATAATTTTATAAATTAATAAATTGTTGTATTCTCAACATTACTATTTTATAAGTTTTAACTGGTTTCGAATATGTATCATCATTTCAATTCCATTTGAAACCTACATTTCGTATATACATACAACATTTCAGATATAAGAGGGTTTTGAATTGCTCAAAGCTCGTACAAATTATTATTCATGCAGATTATGCAAATCTCACCCTTGAGCCAACTAAGTCTCAATGTGAGACTTCAATTCTGTTATTTTTCTAGCCTGTATTTCGAGAGAATAAAGTAAAAACAATGCTACCGAAACAAAAATACAACTACTTTGAATAAATCTAAATTGCTTGCACTTATATGGATTAAGTTTGGGAGGTTATTAAGGAAAATTAACAACCTTGAACCCTTTACTTGACAAAAAATGGAAGTAAATAGGTTAACATCATCAAATCTGGAAATATTTAGTGTTCGATTTAGCCTTTGCTACCAACTCAGATGTGTTATAAATGTGATAGAGACAAGCTTTAAAATCATTTTACTTTTTCATGTGTAATTTTGTTTCAATGAACTATTGTATTACTCACGTAAACTTGTTTTAGATTCTCTTAAACGTAAGCTTTGTGTGTTGTTTTTGTTAAGAACTATAGGTTTGTATACTTGTTTCAGTGTTTTGTTTCTATAAATTTATGATTGGTTTGTAATTTCAGATGTTATGCTGAAGAGTGACACTTAAACACAACTTCCAACTCATGAGATTCTTGCTACACTTGTTGCTACTATTTCAGGTACATGATAAGTTTGTCAAATAGGAATTTTAGAATATTTTTTAAGGTTTAGTGTGTTTGCTCCGAGTTTCTCAGTGAATGGACATATAGGACTTGTTACTGTGATTAAACGAGAGATCTCAGTTTTTGCTTCATGTTTTCAGATTTGGTGACATTAACTCACTTGTTTCCATTTTTGTCAGCTAAGAGGCCTAAGGTTGTTAATTTTCCTGGAACCTCCCATGGCTAATCCACCTAAGTGAGAGCACTTCAGTTCAGATCAGAATAATTGAAATTTTGTGTGTTTGCTAACATTGTTTTATTTATTGTGTGGAATCCAAATCATAAACGCTACAAAGTTGAAGTAGACACTGACGCTCATTTGGCTCAAGGGTGGACAACTGATGATAGACACACCATCAACCGAGCCACCAGAAGAAAAAACAGTCAAAAAGTTAGAGCGATGAAGCTGATTCCACAGCAAAAGCATAAATTTAGGAAGATGAAGGGTTTGAGGAAGGGTTCCAAAGCAAGGGTAGCAACCGTGTTAGGCCGACTGTCGTTATGACACAGAAAATGTCATAGAACAATTCCACTTGCATCATCTCTTACTTTCATTCCCAATCAATTTCCGGTTTGGTATGCAAACCAATGAAACTATATTATGCACAGTTTAGTACTTTGGTACAACCACACCTGCCTATGTGAGCTCTTTGAGCATACTTCAAAAAACAATTTATCAAGAAGTATCCCCATATTTTCTTCCTGTATTCTCTCTTTTATCATCACCATAATCTTTTTCATTTGTTTCATCTACATTATAGCTTAACTTGCAAGGTTATGAAAGGATTAGCTTTAGGTTGTTGGGCTTTATTTGTAATGGGCTGGTAGTTTCCAACAACATAATGTAAAGGCTTCGGCCGTTCAAATTACAAAAAGAAAAAAAAACTGATCGAATATGTTTTGCGCACAACAAGACAGCGAGCGAGAGGCCGAACAATCAGAACATGGATTCGCCGGATAAGATTCATCGCCGCTACAACGCCGCCGAGATTCTCCACGGCGCCGCAACCTCTATCTTTTCTATAATTCCTCTATTCCCTCCCAAAACGACGCCGTCTCGCGTATGCCTCCCACTTAGATTCTCGGACGTCTCTCCGTTCGAGTCGACGGTCAAGAACGATTCATCCACATCCACGTCATCTTCCGGGCTTAATTCGACGGTGAGGATATCATCTCTCAGCTCAGATGGGAAACGCGGTGGACCGGCTTTCGTGGGACAGGTGTTCAGTATGTGTGACCTTACTGGGACTGGTCTGATGGCGGTTTCTACGCACTTCGATATTCCTTTCATCTCCAAGAGGTTACTACTCTTATTCACTTTCATCTCAGTGTCAGGTTCCATGGAAAGGTTCAATTTTTTAAGGTTTTTTTTTTTTTTTTTTTTTTTTTTTTTTAAGATTAGCTGTTTACAGATATCTCTATCTGAATGATAGTTCTTGAATCTTTACTACTCTATATATTGGATTTGAACTAGTGTGTGAGGTGATTTACGTGTTGTCGATGAAATTGGATACGTTTTGGGGAACTAATCAGTAGAGCAAGTCAGGCTCTGAGTTAGATGAGTGGACAAACATATGTACCTTTTGTGTACTCATGCTTGTTTCTCTACTGATGTGCAGAACACCAGAGTGGCTAAAGAAAATGTTTTCAACTATCACTAAGAGCGAGAGGAAAGGCCCTGTCTTCCGATTTTTCATGGATCTTGGTGATGCAGGTGCACTCACAGTTCCCTTTGTAAGCTTTTTTTTAGTTATTTTACCAATTTGCAGTAATAAGTCTCTAGATGCTACTTGTGTAATTTGAAATGAATGGAACTTTCATTTTCCTTTTCTCTCCTATAACTCACAGTAGCAAACCATGTTCTTTTACTTTCTGCATGATTAAGCAATGTTTTCTGGTTTCCGTTTTTCCCTGACGTGTATGTGTGTTCTCACAGTTTCATATGTTAAAAAACTAAATATTCCAAGCGGAGTGGTTGGAGCTTGTCGACTTGATTTGGCCTATGAGCATTTCAAGGTAGGCCTCCATTGGCACTAGTATGTATGTATTTATGCTTTAACGTAGGAGATATTCAGATACTGAATTTAATTTGTTTCATTTCTTTTTTTCTCAGGAGAAGCCTCACTTATTTCAGTTTGTTCCAAATGAGAGACAGGTAGGAGATGCTCCAGTGTGACATGCATTTCTATGTCCCCTTTATTACCATATTCCTACTTCCTAGCTGAAATGATATCTGATTTGCAGGTCAAGGCTGCCAACAAACTTCTCAAGTCAATGCCACCAAATGAGAAAAAGCAAAGGGTGGATGGGGTTCCTGTTTTCGGTGCTCAAAACTTGGATATTGCTGTTGCAACTTCAGATGGGATTAAGTGGTGAGCTTTACTGATGAAAAACACTATTATATGAATTTGGTAGGAAGTGTAATTATATTTGCTTTTCTCGTTCTCTGGCGTCATTTCCCTCCAGTTTTTTTTGGTTGATGGTTTCCTCAATTCAATCTGCTTAGCTTTAAAATTCTCGTGCGGACTTGGCTGCTGTTGTTTAATTTGACAGTTGTGCAAATTTTTTCTTCAAGAATTTATCAATAGTAAGAAAAATTAACTGGGATTGATATTAGTATCTAAAGTGTTCTACCTTTTACCAGGTATACCCCATATTTCTTTGATAAAGCGGTACTAGATAACATTCTTGAAGAGTCAGTGGATCAACATTTCCATACTTTAATCCAAACCCGGCACGTGCAACGAAGACGAGATGTTGTTGATGACAGCTTAACTTCAGAGATTATGGAAGAGATGGGAGACAGCATGCTAGAGCCGCCTGAGGTACACAGATTGATTCATTTTAGGATAAAAGTAAAGATGACAATTGACCGTGGTATTATAATAATCAGGAATGTGACTTGCCGGAACAGAATCTGTTAGTTGCTTGGTGCTTGTGGATAGCTCATTATTTCTAGCAGACAAAATATTGATAATGACTTTTGTTGGGTCGTTTCTTTGAATATCTAAAAAACTTGTGGTTGTTGTTCTATTTTGTTAATCAAATTGCAGGTTCAAGAAGCCATGGAAGAGATCGGCACTTCTGGAATTCCTCTGAGTGTTGTGGCAAAGGCTGCTGAGATTCAGCTCCTTTACGCCGTAGACAGAGTGCTTCTAGGTAGTCGATGGTTCCGGAAAGCCACAGGCATCCAGCCAAAGTTACCTTATCTCGTCGATTCTTTTGAAAGAAGGTATGCATGCATCTGTTGTTCTTTTTGCTTCTTAGGCTTTCCGTTTTCTTGGAAATTGGTTGAGTGAAAGCGGTAGTAGTTTAATTTCCAACACCTAAACACTCGTAAAATGCCTCGCGTTTGTCATTAATTGGTTTACTTTTTCTTCCTCATTGCTCGTAGGAGCGCGTTATCAATCCAACGAGCGCCAGGGTCAACAACCAAATGTCTTGGTGATTCAGACTCCTCTGCATCACTGCTTAAAGTAGAAGACGGCAGTCCAAGCGAGGAGGAAAAGAGGCAGCAAAGTCTCTGGTTTCCTTTTCGAGATTGGCTTAACGCGCAAAAGGATTCATCAGGTCAAAGGTAACCATTGTTCTCCAACGTTTGAAAACAAAATGTTCTAAAAGAGAGTATACAAATGGTTAAGAAACACAAGTATTTTTTCAGGGAGATGGAAAGTAGAGAGAGAGAAATGCAGAGGAGTCCTTTCTTACCAAAGATAACAATGGTAGGGATATCAACAGGAGAAGCTGCACAGATGAGTAAGGCTAATCTGAAGAAAACAATGGAAGATTTAACACAAGACTTGGAGCAGTCTGATGAAGGGAGTGATCATGGTTCGAATCGTTACGACCCTCTTAAGATCGAGGAGAGAGATCCGTTGTTCGTTGCAAACGTTGGAGATTACTATTCGGGTTTGGCTAGAGCTGGTTCTGCTCGGTGGTCACGTCGAGGTGATGACCGTAACGAAACACCTCCTAGGTCATAAGCCTCCCTTGCTGTTACTTGTTATATGATAGGGACATGTATTTTTACTTTATTAAGAAAACGTTTCATGAAAAGTTGATTCTTGTTGTAAACTTAAAGTTGTTATTATTAATCATGACATATAGTGCCCTTAGAGCATGAACATCGGTGGTCCTTGCTAGGGAGTTCTAAAGAAAATGACCAAATAAATAAATGAAAAATAGCGAAAAAAGAAAGGAGCGGTGTTTAAATTGGGAGTTTTAGTAATGGTAAGAAGTCTTACGTGGCAATCAATCATTGGACCGTTCTCGTTTTTGTCTCTCTCCTTCGGTCGGGGTTTCGCGAAAAAATCAAAGGGCTTCTCTCTCGTTTTCTCCGTCTTCTCTCTTCTCCTCTCTCTCGACGACTCCGACTAGTCTCACTCCGTCGTCTCGGTTGCTCCATCTCCGTCTGTGAGGCCGTCGTCGCTCTCGGTCCGTCGTCTGTCTCACTCCGTGTTCTCTCTCCAACGGATCACTAGTTCTTTGTCGCTCCATTTTCTCTCTGGCGACGTCTTCTCTATGGATCTGTCTTCTCTCAGGATATGTCTTCTCTGGCAATCCGTGAGCCTTCTCGCTCGGTCCGTCTCCTCTTTCTCTGCGTCATCCTCTAATCCGATCCGTGAACGGTTTCGCTTCCACTTCCTCTCCGAAGCTTCTCTTCCGCCAGTTCTTGGTGAAAGAGTCCTCCACTTTCAACGACTACTCGCCAACGTCTCGCTTCCGGAGTGTAAGCGTCTTTCTTTGAATCAAATTTCAATTATACGATTTGGGTTTTGGTGAAATTGTTTTGATCTCATCGTTTTGTCGACAAAGTTGGAATCTTTTTGAAGTGTGTTTTAGATCAGGTTCATGATTTAGAATCTTCTGTGGGTTTGATCCGTGTTTATGTACTTGAGATTGATGAATTTGATCTCATTGTTTTACAATGGTTCAAATATGATTGAATCGGATCACATTCATAAATGGAATTGTTTTACAAAGGTTCA
The DNA window shown above is from Brassica oleracea var. oleracea cultivar TO1000 chromosome C3, BOL, whole genome shotgun sequence and carries:
- the LOC106335161 gene encoding protein NRT1/ PTR FAMILY 2.11 translates to MERKPLEVESTDHQKPPSAVYDGSVMAVDSVEEEVGETKVVYRGWKVMPFIIGNETFEKLGIIGTLSNLLVYLTAVFNMKSITAATIINAFSGTINFGTFVAAFLCDTYFGRYKTLTVAVIACFLGSLVILLTAAVPQLHPAPCGTALSCIGPSGGQIAFLLLGLGFLVVGAGGIRPCNLAFGADQFNPKSESGKRGIDSFFNWYFFTFTFAQILSLTLIVYIQSNVSWTIGLTIPVVLMFLACVIFFAGDKLYVKIKASGSPLAGIAQVIAVAIKKRGLKPTKEPWLNLYNYYPPKYANSKLKYTDQFRFLDKAAILAPEDKLEADGKPADPWKLCTMQQVEEVKCIVRVLPIWFAASIYYLTITQQMTYPVFQALQSDRRLGSRGFVIPAATYVVFLMTGMTVFIIFYDRVLVPTLRRITGIDTGITLLQRIGTGIFFAFVSLIVSGFVEERRRTFALTKPTLGMAPRKGEISSMSAMWLIPQLALAGIAEAFGAIGQMEFYYKQFPENMRSFAGSIFYVGAGVSSYLGSFLIAMVHRTTQNSAGGNWLAEDLNKGRLDYFYFMIAGILAVNFAYFLVMSRWYRYKGSDDEVTTYETNGDAIKQQDKNTV
- the LOC106328130 gene encoding uncharacterized protein LOC106328130, with the translated sequence MDSPDKIHRRYNAAEILHGAATSIFSIIPLFPPKTTPSRVCLPLRFSDVSPFESTVKNDSSTSTSSSGLNSTVRISSLSSDGKRGGPAFVGQVFSMCDLTGTGLMAVSTHFDIPFISKRTPEWLKKMFSTITKSERKGPVFRFFMDLGDAVSYVKKLNIPSGVVGACRLDLAYEHFKEKPHLFQFVPNERQVKAANKLLKSMPPNEKKQRVDGVPVFGAQNLDIAVATSDGIKWYTPYFFDKAVLDNILEESVDQHFHTLIQTRHVQRRRDVVDDSLTSEIMEEMGDSMLEPPEVQEAMEEIGTSGIPLSVVAKAAEIQLLYAVDRVLLGSRWFRKATGIQPKLPYLVDSFERRSALSIQRAPGSTTKCLGDSDSSASLLKVEDGSPSEEEKRQQSLWFPFRDWLNAQKDSSGQREMESREREMQRSPFLPKITMVGISTGEAAQMSKANLKKTMEDLTQDLEQSDEGSDHGSNRYDPLKIEERDPLFVANVGDYYSGLARAGSARWSRRGDDRNETPPRS